One segment of Accipiter gentilis chromosome 26, bAccGen1.1, whole genome shotgun sequence DNA contains the following:
- the RPS14 gene encoding 40S ribosomal protein S14 translates to MAPRKGKEKKEEQVISLGPQVAEGENVFGVCHIFASFNDTFVHVTDLSGKETICRVTGGMKVKADRDESSPYAAMLAAQDVAQRCKELGITALHIKLRATGGNRTKTPGPGAQSALRALARSGMKIGRIEDVTPIPSDSTRRKGGRRGRRL, encoded by the exons ATGGCACCTCGTAAGGgcaaggagaagaaggaagaacagGTCATCAGCTTGGGACCTCAGGTTGCTGAAGGAGAAAACGTGTTCGGCGTCTGCCATATCTTTGCTTCCTTCAATGATACTTTCGTCCATGTGACTGATCTCTCTGGCAA GGAAACCATCTGCCGTGTGACTGGTGGCATGAAGGTGAAGGCAGACAGAGATGAGTCTTCTCCCTACGCAGCTATGCTGGCAGCCCAGGATGTTGCCCAGAGGTGCAAGGAACTGGGCATCACTGCCCTGCACATCAAGCTGCGTGCTACTGGTGGAAATAG GACCAAGACTCCTGGACCTGGTGCTCAGTCAGCACTGAGAGCTCTGGCCCGATCTGGAATGAAGATCGGCCGCATTG agGATGTCACCCCCATCCCCTCTGACAGTACTCGCAGAAAGGGTGGTCGCCGTGGACGTCGTCTGTAA